The sequence TAGGTGAGCCCCTGCGGCACCGGGGTACGCGACCGACGCCGGAACACGTCGTGCAGGTCGTCGGCCGTGTAGCCGGAATCCAGTGCCCGCCGCACGCTGGCCGTGGTGACCCGGTGCACGCTGGCCCCGCCGGCCGACTCGAGCTCGGTCATCGCCTCCAACTCGACCGAGAGTGCCGGCTCGGGTGGACCGGGCACCACCACCGTCAGGTCGGCCTGCACCAGGAAATGGTCGACCGGGGCGGGCAGCAGCGCGTCCAGCGCCCGCGCGGCACCGGACGGGTCGCCGCTCTCGACGTCCGCGTGCACGCCCAGCGGGTCGTCACCCCGCTCGTCGGTCGACGTCAGGTCACCCAGCAGCAGCCGACCGTACGAGGTGAGCGCCCCCAGCCCCGTCACGCCCAGCTGCGCGGCCTCGGCCAGCACCTCCCGGTGGGCGGCGTCCCGGCCCCGGCTGCGGCGCGGGGCCCGCCAGTCCAGCAGGTCCTGCACCTCCTGCGGGGTGGGCGCCGTCGCCGGTTCCAGATCGGCGAGTACGCCGAGCACCGCCCGTCGGGTGGCCGGCACGCTGGCCCGCTCGGCCTCGGCGGAGAGCGCGGTGATCGGCCGGTCCCGGTCGTCACGTCGGCCCACCAGCCCCACCTGCCGGGTCATGGTCAGCCACGCACGGGCGAGCTGTTCCCACCGTTGGGCCAGCGAGGCGGCCCGCCACACCTCGTACCCGCCGGTCGGCAGCACCTGCTGATCCGCGCCGTACCGGCCGGTGGTCGCGCCGGGCATCTCCAGCTCACCGAGGATGCCCGCCGCGTACGCGACCTCCAGCAGCAGCGCAGTCGTCGGTTCGTCCAGCCCGGCGGTACGCGCCAACCGGCGCAGATCCCGCACCCCGATGCCGCCCGACCGCAGCACCGGCGCGGGTTCGTCGGCGAGCTGCTCCAGCAGCCCTTCGGTGTTCCGGACCACCTCCATGGTCTGCCCGGCCCCGGCCGAGTCGACAGCCTTCGGCTCCCGCGGCGCGGCGGCCACCGGCGGCGGGCTGGTACGTAGTGGCCCGAGCGGGCCGCTGTCGCGGCGCAGCAGCAGGCCGACCTCGCGGGGCAGCTCCACAGTTCCGCTGGCCGTTGACGAGCCGGTCGTCACCGGGACCAGCAGCCGGTTGTCGACGAGCCACCGCACCGGGGAGCCGGCCGGGGCGCCCCCGTTGGTCGGGTCGGAGAGGACCGGGTCCTCCGCGCCGAGCGGCGGCGCCTGCAACGCCCCGGGCGGCACGCTGCCCACCGGCGGGCCGGCCGCCAACCGGTCCAGGATCGCCCGGGCCGAGGGCGGGGCGGCGAGCACCGTCCGTCGGAGCTTCGCCGGGTCCGCGCAGAGCGCGGCCGTGCGCGGGTCCAGCTCCGCGGCCGGCCGGCCGAGCCCAGCGGGGTACGGGGCGACTTCGTCGACGGCGGGCACCACCTGGAGTGCGTGCTCCGGGCCGTACAGCAGGAAGAGCGCACGCAGCCGGCCCACGGCGGCCCGGACGGCCGTCGGCGCCGGCGGTTGCGGCCCGGAGGTCGCCATCGCGAGCACTGTGTCGGTGGCCGTGGTGGCGTCGTCCGGATTCCGGGTGAGGCGGGCGGCGTCGAGGATCTGGAGGGTGAACTGGTCCAGACCGTCCAGCGCGCGGGCCACGGAGACCCGGGACTGGGCCCGGATGGCCAGGGCGGAGACGTCGGCCGGCACGGGCACGACGAGGTCGGGCCGCAGCTGGAGGAGCGCGGCCAGTGACTCGTCGGGCAGCGACCGCAGGTGGTCGGCGAGTGAGGTGGTCATCGTCTTTCCACGCTAGCCCGGCAGCGGGCTTCCGCGCCCCTCGGACGTCCGGCCGACTGGCAGTAGCCGGTACGTTTCTCGACATGCCCGCACTGACCGTCGGATTCGACCTCGACATGACCCTGGTGGATTCCCGCCCCGGCATCGCTGCGGCGTACCGGGCGCTGACCGCGAGGACCGGTGTGCCGGTCGACGCCGAGCTGGCGGTGTCCCGGCTCGGGCCGCCGCTGCGGACCGAGATCGCGCACTGGTTCCCGCCGGAGCAGGTCGAGTCGGCCGTGCGGGTGTATCGCGAGCTGTACCCGGCGTACGCGATCACCCCGACGCTCCTGCTGCCCGGCGCGCGGGAGGCCATCGAGGCTATCCGTGCGCGGGGTGGCCGGGTGCTGGTCGTCACATCCAAGATCGGCCGGCTGGCCCGGTTGCACCTGGACCACCTCGGTCTCGCTGTCGACGAGTTGGCCGGCGACCTGTTCGCCGAGCAGAAGGCGACAGCTCTGCGGGAGCACGGCGCGACCCACTACGTCGGCGATCACGTCGCGGACATGGTGGCGGCGGCAGCGGCCGGGGTGCCCGGCATCGGTGTGGCGACCGGCCCCTGCTCCTCCGATGAGCTGCGCGCGGCCGGGGCGGAAGTGGTGCTGGACGAGCTCACCGAATTCCCAGCGGCGCTCGACCGGATGATCCAGCTAGCCTTGGAGCAGTAGCGGCTCAAGTGAAGCAGGGGTTTTCAGGTGCCTACGGGTCGAGTGAAGTGGTACGACACGGCCAAGGGATACGGCTTCGTCACGAGTGACGAGGGTGGCGACGTGTTCCTGCCCAAGGGGGCGCTGCCGGCGGGTGTCACCGACCTCAAGGGTGGCCAGCGGGTCGACTTCAGCGTGGTGGACAGCCGCCGGGGCGCGCAGGCCATGGGGGTCAAGCTGCTGGACGCGCCGCCGTCGATGTCGGAGCTGCGCCGTCGGCCGGCCGAGGAACTGCACGGCCTGGTCGAAGACATGATCAAGGTGCTGGAGGCCAAGGTCCAGCCGGACCTGCGCCGGGGTCGGTACCCGGACAAGAAGGCCGCGCAGAAGATCGCTCAGCTGGTCCACGCGGTGGCCCGCGAGCTGGAGGTCTGAGGCACCAGGCCGGCGGTGGCGGCCCGGTCGAGCAGTGCCGCCACCGCGGCGAAACCGGCCTCGCCCAGGTCCGCGGTGAACTCGTTGACGTAGAGGCCGATGTGCCGGTCCACCACGTCGAGCTCCATCTCCTGGGCGTGCGCCAGCACGTACTCGCGGCTTGCCGCCGGGTCCGCCCAGGCCTGCCGGACCGACTCGCGGACCCAGCCGGCCGCCGCCTCCGGGTCGACCGCCCCACGTCGGGCCAGGATCGCGCCGAGGGGGATGGGCAGGCCGGTGTCGGCCTCCCACCATTCGCCGAGGTCGACAAGGGCGCTCAGGCCGTGCCGGTGGTAGGTGAACCGGGCCTCGTGGATGACCAGCCCAGCGTCGTAGCGCCCAGCAGCCACGCCCGGCATGATCTCGTGGAACGGGACCACCTCGATCCGGGCCGGTGGCCGCCCGGCCGACCAGAGCCGGAACAGCAGGTACGCGGTGGTCCGGTCACCCGGCACCGCCACCGTGGCACCGGTCAGGTCGGTGCGGTCCGGCCCGCCGTCACGGTCGCCCCGGGTGAGCACCAGCGGGCCACAACCGCGACCGAGCGCGCCGCCGCAGGGCAGCAGGTGGTAGTCGTCGAGCAGCCAGGGCAGCGCCGCGAAGCTCACCTTCACCAGGTCGAACGCGCCCTGCTCGGCCGCCGTGTTGGTGACGTCCACGTCGGCGTAGGTCACCTCGACCGGCGGCGCGCCGGGCACCCGCCCGTGCACCAGCGCGTGGAAGACGAACGTGTCGTTGGGGCAGGGCGAGATCGCCAGGGAGAGCGCCACACCCTCACGGTAGCGCCGCCCTCCGCCCAGGGTTCGCGCCCACCCCACGACTGTGATCCGCGACCGTGACGCGAAGCTGTGATCTGCGTCGGGGCGAGGCGGCGGCACGAGCTGCGGCGACGCCGCCGGGTGGAACGACGCGTGGAAACGACTTGTCGAGCAGGGTGCAGCACCCACCCCAGTCTCCCTTTGGAGCTGATGCCGCAAACGAATCGCCCGGAGCCGGAGCCGGAGCCGGAGGATCTTGCCCGGTGCCCTAGAGGTTGGTGATGTCGCAAACGATTCAGCTCCAAAGGGATCGCGGGAGTTAGGTCATCCACCGGTCGGCGAGGTTGTCCACAGCGTTATCCACAGCTCGGCGCAGGGTGTTGATAGCTCGCTGAACAGCCGGGAACATCGGACTGTGACCGAGGCGAGTGACCACAGCGACGAGGCCGACGGCGCCGATCTCGGCCCGGTGCTCCGCGCGCTGCGTCGGCGAGCCGACCTGAGTCAACGGCAGTTGGCCGAGAAATCCGGGGTGCCGCAGCCGACGCTGGCCCGGATCGAGTCGGGGCGGTCGGTCGATCCCCGATTCCGGACGGTGGAACGCCTCGTCCAGGCGGCGGGTGGGCAGTTGGCCATCGGCGTTCCACCATCTGTCTCCGGCGTTACCGAGCCCACGCCGGTTCCGCACGACGACATGCGGGACGGGGCAGACCGTCGGTACCCGGCTCACCTGGACGTCTGGCCGGTCCACGAGCCTCGGGACTGGCCCGGCGCCTGGTGGGCGGAGTGGTACAGGTTGCCGCCTGAGCGGTATCCACTTCCGCTGCCACCGGCCGCGTATGAGCTGAACCGGCGTTATCGCGACAACCGGCGGTGGGCCGCCGAGATCCGGCGGACCACGCAGGTGCGCTGGGTGGTCGGCAGCGACCTGCCGGCCACCTGCTGGCGGTACGTCGCCGAACTGCCCGCCGGGCAACTGGTTGGTGAGCTGCGGGCCCACGAGCGGAGCCCGTTCCTGGAGTACGGGGAGTGGCATCCGGACCAGCCGGAGCGGGAGATGGTGCTCGACGGCGTGCTCGTTGATCCCCGGTACCGACGGTTGGGGCTCGGGCGTCGGCTGGTGACCGCACTGCTGACCGGGATGCGCGAGGCGGGCATCGACGACGCGGCCGCAGTCGCCGAGGGTTTCGGCACCGACCTGCTGCTGGCGTGCGGCTTCGACATCGAGGCACGCCGAGCAGCCGCACTGCGGCTGGGCCACCGTGACAAACGCTGGTTCTCCTGAGCGCGCCGCCGGGTCAGCGCCGCGCCGGGTCGGCGGAGGCCGGTCAGCGCAGGGCCGGGGCTGCCGCGGTCAGGGCGGCCAGGGCTTCGCGCAGCCGCCAGGCGTCCCGGTCGCGGGGGCCGATCGGGTTGGAGATGGTGCGCAGCTCGGCGAAGGGCACCCCGGCCTGCGCCGCGGCGACCGCCACGCCGTACCCCTCCATGGCCTCGGCGACCGCTTCCGGATGCCTCCGGCGCAGCTCGTCGGTGCTGGCGGCGGTGCCGGTGACGGTGCTGACAGTGAGCACCGGACCGACCGTGGCCATCGGGAGGGCGGCCCGCAGCGCCGCCAGCAGGCCCGTGTCCGCCGGCACCCTGCCGCCGGCGCCGAGCAGCGCGGGCGGCATGCCCAACTCGTCGACGGGGATGAAGCCGTCGGGCGACTCGGCGCCCAGGTCGGCGGCGATGCTGGCGGTGCCGAGCACCGTGTCGCCGACCTCGGCCCGCCCGGTGAAGCCGCCCGCCACGCCGGCGCTGACCACCGCACGGTACGGGCGACCGGCGGCCTCGGCCAGCGCCAACAGCCGGGCGGTGGCGGCGCCGGCGACGGCCGGGCCCACACCGATCGGGGTGACGGTCACTGTGAGGTCGGTCAGCCCGGCGCGGACCGCGTCCGCCTCGGCCGGGACCGCCGTCACCACCAGCAGGCCGGTCACGAGAGCGGGCCGGGGGACTCGCGGCGGGTTTCGTCGTCGGCCCCGCCACCCGGGCCGCCAACCGCCGACGACGGGCGGTAGATGTGGTAGCCCGGCGGGGCGAGGCTCGGGTCGTCGTACTGCGGTGAGCTGGTCTGGGCCGGTGCTGGTGAGGTGGGGGCGGGATCGCCGGGCTCGTCGGTCAACTCGTCCTCGGTCAACTCGTCGTCGCCGAGCGGCCGGCCGGCCAGCTTCTCGCCGCGCAGCCGGGCGGCGGCCAGCACACCCCGGATCGCGGCCAGGACGCCCACCCCGGCGGCCACGGCGATGCCCATCCGACCGTCGAACGGCACCAGCCCGAGCCCGCCGCCGGCGACGAAGGCGAGCATCAGCACCGTCTCGGAGTGGGCGAAGGAACTGGCCCGCAACCGTTCCGGGATGCGCTCCTGGATCGAGGCGTCCACGGCCAGCTTCGCTATCCCGCTGACCATTGCGGCGACCAGGCAGAGCAGGGCGACCATCACCAGCGAGAACTGGATGACGGCGAGCACCGCCACCCCGGCCACGATGATCATGCTGCTGGACTGGATGGCGGTCGGCCGGTGGATGCGCAGTCGGGTGCCGATGGCGGTGGCCAGGAAGGTGCCGACCGCGAGCGCGCCGCCGACCACGCCCAACGCCCACTCGGCGCCCAGATCCCGGCCGAACACCACTGTGGTCAGGTCGCCCTTCTTGATCGCGAAGGCGAGGAAGAGCAACAGGAAGCCGTAGAGCGCGCGCAGCGTCGCGGCGCCGATCAGGGTCGCGATCACCAGCCGGCCGGACGGTCGGCCCCGGCCCAGGGGTCGATCGCCACCGCGGCGGCCCAGCGCGCGCAGTGGCCGAGGGACCCGTTCCGGTGGCTCCGAGTCGGCCTTCGGTGGCAGCCGCAGGGAGATCACCATGCCGACCAGGAAGATCACCGACGCGACCCGTAGCGGCCACTGCGGCCCGAACCAGAACGCGGCCAACCCGATCGGCGCCACCAGCGCACCCGCGACAGTGCCGTAGACGCTGGCCCGGGCACCCACCTGGGACAGGCCGAGGCCCTCCGGCAGCAGCCGGGGCACCGCCGCGGAGCGGGCCACGCCGTACGCCCGGGAGAGCGCGAGCACCCCGAACGCGGCCGGATAGAGCCCGAAGCCGTGGATGTAGTCGGAGATCAACCAGGCCAGGAAGGCGCGGCCGAGCATCGTCGCGGCCAGGGCGTACCGCCGGCCGTGCCGGAAGTGATCCAGCAGCGGGCCCACCACCGGGGCGAGCATCGCGAACGGCACCATGGTCACCAGCAGGTAGAGCGCGACCTTGCTGCGGGCCTCACCGAGCGGCACGTTGAAGAAGATCGTGCCGGCCAGACCGATGGCGATCAGAGTGTCGCCGGCACAGGAGAGCGCGTGCAGGTCGAACAGGCGAACCATGCCGACCTCGCCACCGGCACCCCGGGCCCGGGCCCGACCGGCCCGGCGGGTCACCCAGCGGCCGCTGCCCAGCGAACCGCGCAACAGCAGACGAATGGCGCGAATGCCGGTGCCGACGGTCCGCCCGAGGACGGAACGCCCGGAGCGGGAGTACGACGGCATGTCCACCATCCTCGCCCATCTGATCCGGGTACGCCCCACCACTGCTGGGAAAGGTTCCCCGGGAGTCCCTGTCACCCCTGCGAGGCGCATGGGGAACAATGGTCGGGTGACCAGGCCCGCCTCCACCCGTGCCGCCCGTCTCGACCAGGTCTGCGCCGCCGCCGTCGAGGTGGCCCGCGCCGGCATCACCGAGGTGGACGCCGACGATGTCGGCGACCACCTGCAGGTCGTGGCCGAGGGTGATCGACTGGTCACCCACTACTTCGAATGTCGCCTCGCCGGCTACAACGGCTGGCGCTGGGCGGTCACCGTCACCCGGGTGCCGCGCAGCAAGACGGTGACCATCTGCGAGACGGTGTTGCTGCCCGGCCCGGACGCGCTGCTCGCGCCCGGCTGGCTGCCCTGGCAGGAGCGGCTCAAGCCGGGCGACCTGGGTCCGGGTGACCTGCTCCCGACCTCGCCCGACGACGATCGACTGGTCCCCGGCTACCTGCTCTCCGACGACCCGGCGGTCGAGGAGACGGCGTGGGAGCTGGGCCTCGGGCGCGCCCGCGTGCTCTCCCGGGAGGGCCGCATCGACACGGCGCAGCGCTGGTACGACGGTGACCACGGCCCCGCCGCGGCCATCTCGACCGCCGCTCCGGCCGCCGCCCGCTGCGGCACCTGCGGCTTCTACCTGCCGCTGGCCGGCGCGATGCGGCAGGCCTTCGGGGCGTGCGGCAACTTCTACGCCCCCGACGACGGCCGGGTGGTGAGCGCCGATCACGGGTGCGGTGCCCACTCCGAGACGTTGATCGAGGCGGCCGAGACCGCTGTCGACGAGCTGCCCACGGTGTACGACGACAGCGCGGTGGAGGCCATGTCGGTCAGCCGGGCCGCGGGCTCGGTGGAGGCGGCTGAGCCGGCGGAGCCGTACGGGCACTCCTGATCGTCCGCGCCGGTGTGCTCCGGCGCGGTGCCCAGCTCACCTCGCGCGGCGGCGGCGTCGGTTGGCGTCGTGCCGCATCATCACGGCGAGGCCCGGAAAGCCCCACAGGAAGCCGGCGAGGCAGGTCCAGAGCCAGTTCTGGTGACCGTGGTCGGTCAGCCAACCCCGGAAGAAGATCAGCAGGACCAGCCCGGCCACCGCCCACGCGACCAACCCGGCGAGGGCGAACGGCACCATCGGCGGGTCCAGGGGCGCGGGCCGCGGTGGCTGCTCGTTCGGCATTCGGCAAGCGTACGGGATCTACTTCCCCTGCCCGCCGACGATCTGGGACGATGCGCGCGACAACCGGAAGATCACCTGCGAGGACCTGATGGCAGTAGCGCCGCCCGAGAACGGCACACCTCCCAACCCCGCTCATCCGCGTAACGGTTTCGACCGGTTCTTCGAGATTTCGGCCCGCGGCTCGACGTTGAGCCGTGAGGTACGCGGTGGCCTGGCGACCTTCTTCACGATGGCGTACATCGTGGTGCTCAACCCGCTGATCCTGGGTGGCGCCGTCGACGGTGACGGCAAGAGTCTCCCGATTCCCGCGCTGGCTGCGGCGACCGCGCTGGTCGCCGGCCTGATGACCATCCTGATGGGCGTGGTCGGCCGGTTCCCGCTGGCGCTCGCCGCCGGTCTGGGCGTCAACGCCCTGGTGGCGTACGAGATCGCTCCCGAGATGACCTGGGCCGACGCGATGGGCCTGGTGGTGATCGAGGGTCTGATCATTGCGGTGCTGGTGCTGACCGGTCTGCGGACCGCTGTGTTCCGCTCGGTGCCGACCCAGATGAAGACCGCTATCGGCGTGGGCATCGGCCTGTTCCTGACCATCATCGGCCTGGTGGACGCCGGCTTCGTCCGGCGCATCCCGGACGCCGCCAACACCACAGTTCCGGTCGGCCTGGGCATCGGCGGCAAGCTGGTGAGCTGGCCGATGCTGGTCTTCGTGGTGGGCCTGCTGATCACCCTGGTGCTGGTGGTCCGGCGGGTGAGGGGCGCGATCCTGATCGGCATCCTCGCCTCGACGGTGCTCGCGGTGATCGTGGAGGCGATCGGCAACATCGGCCCGTCGTTCGTCAACGGTCAGCCCAACCCGAAGGGCTGGTCGCTGAACGTGCCGGAGCTGCCCAAGTCGGTGGTCGACCTGCCGGACCTGTCGCTTCTCGGCAAGTTCAACGTGCTCGACTCGTGGGGCCGGGCCGGTTGGCTGGTCGTGCTGATGTTCATCTTCACGCTGTTGATCACGGACTTCTTCGACACGATGGGCACGATGGTCGCGGTCGGCCAGGAGGGTGGGCTGCTCGACGAGCAGGGCACCCCGCCGAAGGCCAAGGAGATCCTGTTGGTCGACTCGATCGCGGCGGCGGCCGGCGGTGCGGCCAGCACCTCCAGCAACACGTCGTACATCGAGAGCGCCGCCGGTGTCGCGGAGGGTGCGCGGACCGGTGTGGCCAACCTGGTCACCGGCGCGCTCTTCCTGCTCGCGATGTTCCTGGCGCCGCTGGTCGTGATCGTGCCGTTCGAGGCGGCGTCGACGGCCCTGGTGGTGGTCGGGTTCCTGATGATGACAGCGGTGCGGACGATCGACTGGTCCGACTACGAGATCGCCATCCCGGCGTTCCTCACGATCGTGCTGATGCCGTTCACCTACTCGATCTCCAACGGGATCGGCGCCGGTCTGATCACCTTCGTGGTGGTCAAGCTGGCGCGGGGCAAGGCCCGGGAGATCCACCCGTTGCTGTACGGGGTGGCCGCGCTCTTCGTGCTGTACTTCCTGCGTGGGCCGATCGAGTCCCTGGTGCTCTGAGCTGAGCTGCGTCCGGGCGGGGAGTCGATCGGGATTCCCCGCCCGTACCATCTGAATCCCCTCGTGAGCCTGGTCATAACGGATGTCGTTAGCCATGCTCATTAGTTAAGCTAACTACTGTGACGGAGCGGACGGTGACGGCGGAACGCGTGCCACCGGCGCAGCTGGCTCCCCAGCTGCGTGATGCGATCACCCGACTCAACCGGCGGGTCCGACAGGCCCGACCGGTCGGCGACCTCACGGTCACCCAGGTCTCCGCGCTCACCAGCCTGCGGCTGGCGGGCGCGATGACCCCCCGGGAACTGGCCGACGTGGAGCGGGTGCAGCCGCCGACGATGACCAAGATCGTCGGGAAGTTGGAGGACCGCGGTCTCGTGCGGCGGACCCCCCATCCGACCGACGGGCGGCAGGTCATCCTCGCGGCGACCGAAGGAGGGCAGGCCGTGCTCGACCAGTTCGAGCGGGCCCGCGACGAGTGGCTGGCCCACCGGCTGGCCGCACTCGACGAGGACGAACGGGAGACCCTGCAGAGGGCCGCCGAGATTCTTCAGCAGCTCGCTCGCGCCTGAGCCGCACCCGCGCCACCGGGTCCGTGCCGTCACCTGTCGATGACGCGTACGTCCGGAGGAGGCGCACCAAGAGTGCAGGCGAAGCTGAGCACGATGTTCCAGTCCCTACAGGTCCGCAACTACCGCCTCTTCGCATCCGGGCAGCTGATCAAGTTGATCGGCGTCTGGATGATGTTCATCGCCCAGGACTGGCTCGTCCTCGAGCTCTCCAACAACTCGGCGACCGCGCTCGGCGTGGTCACCGCCTGCCAGTTCACCCCGGTGCTCCTGCTCACCCTGCTCTCCGGCCGGCTCGCCGACCGGTACGACAAGCGGGTGTTGCTCTTCGCCGCCAACGCCTTCTGGAGCCTCCTGGCGCTCGGCATGTCGCTGCTGGTCCTCACCGACCTGGTACAGCTCTGGCACGTCTTCGCCTTCGCCGCGCTGCTCGGCACTGCCAACGCGGTGGAGACCCCGGTCCGGCAGGCGTTCGTCTCCGAACTGGTCGGCACGCCGCTGCTGCCCAACGCGCTGTCGCTGAACGCCGCCGTGTTCAACTCCGCCCGGATCGTCGGCCCGGCCGTGGCCGGCCTGGCCATCGCCGCGTTCGACGTGGGCCCGGTCTTCCTCTTCACCGCTGTCAGCTCCATCGCGCCCCTGGTCAACGTGGTCCGGATGCGCACGGCCGATCTGCACCGCGATGCCCTGCTGCCGCGCGACGAGCGGGCGTCCGCCCGGGTCGTCGACGGCCTGCGGTACGTGTGGCGTCGCCCCGACCTGCTGCTGCCAATGGCGATCATGTCGGTGATCGGCATGTCGCTGTTCAACTTCCAGCTCACCCTGGCCGCGCTGGCGAAGACGGTCTTCCACACCGGTGCCGCCTCCTTCGGCCTGTTCAGCACGGCACTGGCCGTCGGCGCGCTCGGCGGCGCGCTCAGCGGCACCGGTCGGCGTAGCCGCCCGTCGGTGTGGCTGGTGCTCGGCGCGGCGATCGCCTGCGCCAGCTTCGGCACCCTGGTCGGCCTCTCCACGGCGTACTGGCTGGTCGTGGTGCTGCTGGTGCCGACCGGCTTCTGCATGGTCTTCTTCGCCCAGGCCGCCAACCAGCGGATCCAGATGGGCGTCGACGCGGCCTTCCGGGGACGGGTGATGGCCCTGTGGGTGCTGGTGTTCCTGGGCACCAACCCGGTCGGCGCGCCGCTCATCGGCTGGGTCGCGGAGCACTACGGTGCCGGTGCCAGCATCTGGATGGGCGGGCTCATCTCGCTGGCCGCCGCGGTGATCGCCCTCACCTGGCAGCTCCGCCACTCCGGTGCCCGGCTGCGGTTCCGGGTTCTGCCGATGCCCCGTTTCTACGTCACCTCCGCCGACTGCTGAGGTTTACCACCGGCGCCGGCCGCGTCCGGTTGCGCGGATCGCGCGGATGCGGCGAAACCGGTGGCGGGGTGGCACGGTGGGGCTTAGCGTCGATACGTGGGAGTCGGACGCGCGCTGATGCTGGCCCTGGCGTTCCTCGCCGTGGCCACTCTGCCGGCGGCGTTCGCCCTGCTCTTCTGCTACGACGAGATCCTCGACCGGGTGGTCTGCGGCTGGTCCGAGTGGCGTGACCGCCGCCGGGAGAAACGCACCATCGCCCGTCTCGACCGGGCCATCGAGGCCGACGCGCTGACCCGGGACATCGACCTCAGCGAGTTCGACAGCGCTGACCGTCGGCCGCTGGAGCAGCTCGCCGCCGACCTGCGCCGTCTCGGCGGTCAGCGGGTCGGCGGCAGCGGTCGCTCGATGGTCTGGCACAGCGCACTGCTCCAGGCGTACGACGACCGGCTTCGCCTCGCCTGCCGCGCCCTCGGCATCGCCGAACACCTCGCCGAGCTGGAGGGCGTAGATCAGGAGATCGAGCGGGTCCGGGTGGAGGGCGTGCTGCACGCCGCCGGGCTGGCCCTGCCGGCGGCCCGAGCTGGGCTCCGGCAGCGGCACCGCTGAGCGGCCGCACACTGTGCGACTCTTCGTCGCGGTCCGCCCGTCCGTCCAGGCGGTCAATCACCTTGGCGTACAGGTCGCCCGTCTGCGCGTCGCGGCGGCGACCGCCGCTGGCGTCAACGTCCGGCTCGCCGATCCGGCCGTCCTGCATCTCACAGTGGCGTTCCTCGGCGCCGTCGAGTCTGACCGGCTGGTCGAGGTGGAGAGTGCGCTCGGCCTGGCCGCCGAGCGGTTCCGGGACGGCCGGAACGCCGCACCCCGGTTGAGTCTCGGCGGCGGTGGCCGGTTCGGTCGGGGTCGATCCACAGTGCTGTGGGTGGACCTGCGGGGGGAGGTCGAGGCGTTGCACGTGCTGGCCGGGCTGATTCGGTCCCGGCTGAGCCACGGCCGGCTGCCCTGCGACGACAGGCCATTTCGGCCGCACCTGACCGTCGCCCGGCCCGGCGACCGGATGGACCCGGTCGACGTCGAGGCCGACCGGGCCAGCCTGGACGGGTACGAAGGGCCATCGTGGCCGGCGTCGGAGCTGGTGCTGGTGCGCAGCTACCTCGGCGGCCGACCGCGCTACGAACGGATCGCCGCCTGGTCGCTGTGACCCGGCGGCACGTCGCTGGTCGCTGTGGAAGGCCTGCTGCGGAGAACCTCGCGGGCCTGTCCGGCGGCGCGGGTGATGCTCTCGCTGATGAAGTCGAGGAAGCGGGCGATGTTCTCCAGCCGGGCGGCGGCGGGGGTGTGCGCGCCGAGGAGAGCGACGCCCTGGCGTGCGGTCGCGACGAGATGGTCGTTGGCCCGAGCACTGGCGATCGTCGCCTGGTAGAAGAGCTCGTCGTCGATGACGTAGCGGTCGCGGCGGCGTTCGTCGCGTTCGCGGCGGACGAGGCTCTGGCTCTCCAGGAAGGTGATCGCCTTGGAGATCGACGCCGGGCTGACCTGGAGGCGCTGGGCGAGCTCGGACGCGGTGAGACTGCCCGAGTCGGTGAGGAACAGGTTGGTCAACACTCGGGCACCCATCTTGTTCAGACCGGAGGCCATGAGGACGGTGGTGAACGTCTCCTCGTAGTCGGCCACGGCCTGGGCGTCGCGTCCGTCTGGGCGGCCG comes from Micromonospora vinacea and encodes:
- a CDS encoding MFS transporter is translated as MPSYSRSGRSVLGRTVGTGIRAIRLLLRGSLGSGRWVTRRAGRARARGAGGEVGMVRLFDLHALSCAGDTLIAIGLAGTIFFNVPLGEARSKVALYLLVTMVPFAMLAPVVGPLLDHFRHGRRYALAATMLGRAFLAWLISDYIHGFGLYPAAFGVLALSRAYGVARSAAVPRLLPEGLGLSQVGARASVYGTVAGALVAPIGLAAFWFGPQWPLRVASVIFLVGMVISLRLPPKADSEPPERVPRPLRALGRRGGDRPLGRGRPSGRLVIATLIGAATLRALYGFLLLFLAFAIKKGDLTTVVFGRDLGAEWALGVVGGALAVGTFLATAIGTRLRIHRPTAIQSSSMIIVAGVAVLAVIQFSLVMVALLCLVAAMVSGIAKLAVDASIQERIPERLRASSFAHSETVLMLAFVAGGGLGLVPFDGRMGIAVAAGVGVLAAIRGVLAAARLRGEKLAGRPLGDDELTEDELTDEPGDPAPTSPAPAQTSSPQYDDPSLAPPGYHIYRPSSAVGGPGGGADDETRRESPGPLS
- a CDS encoding DUF3027 domain-containing protein is translated as MGNNGRVTRPASTRAARLDQVCAAAVEVARAGITEVDADDVGDHLQVVAEGDRLVTHYFECRLAGYNGWRWAVTVTRVPRSKTVTICETVLLPGPDALLAPGWLPWQERLKPGDLGPGDLLPTSPDDDRLVPGYLLSDDPAVEETAWELGLGRARVLSREGRIDTAQRWYDGDHGPAAAISTAAPAAARCGTCGFYLPLAGAMRQAFGACGNFYAPDDGRVVSADHGCGAHSETLIEAAETAVDELPTVYDDSAVEAMSVSRAAGSVEAAEPAEPYGHS
- a CDS encoding DUF2530 domain-containing protein → MPNEQPPRPAPLDPPMVPFALAGLVAWAVAGLVLLIFFRGWLTDHGHQNWLWTCLAGFLWGFPGLAVMMRHDANRRRRRAR
- a CDS encoding NCS2 family permease; its protein translation is MAVAPPENGTPPNPAHPRNGFDRFFEISARGSTLSREVRGGLATFFTMAYIVVLNPLILGGAVDGDGKSLPIPALAAATALVAGLMTILMGVVGRFPLALAAGLGVNALVAYEIAPEMTWADAMGLVVIEGLIIAVLVLTGLRTAVFRSVPTQMKTAIGVGIGLFLTIIGLVDAGFVRRIPDAANTTVPVGLGIGGKLVSWPMLVFVVGLLITLVLVVRRVRGAILIGILASTVLAVIVEAIGNIGPSFVNGQPNPKGWSLNVPELPKSVVDLPDLSLLGKFNVLDSWGRAGWLVVLMFIFTLLITDFFDTMGTMVAVGQEGGLLDEQGTPPKAKEILLVDSIAAAAGGAASTSSNTSYIESAAGVAEGARTGVANLVTGALFLLAMFLAPLVVIVPFEAASTALVVVGFLMMTAVRTIDWSDYEIAIPAFLTIVLMPFTYSISNGIGAGLITFVVVKLARGKAREIHPLLYGVAALFVLYFLRGPIESLVL
- a CDS encoding MarR family winged helix-turn-helix transcriptional regulator, which encodes MTERTVTAERVPPAQLAPQLRDAITRLNRRVRQARPVGDLTVTQVSALTSLRLAGAMTPRELADVERVQPPTMTKIVGKLEDRGLVRRTPHPTDGRQVILAATEGGQAVLDQFERARDEWLAHRLAALDEDERETLQRAAEILQQLARA
- a CDS encoding MFS transporter gives rise to the protein MQAKLSTMFQSLQVRNYRLFASGQLIKLIGVWMMFIAQDWLVLELSNNSATALGVVTACQFTPVLLLTLLSGRLADRYDKRVLLFAANAFWSLLALGMSLLVLTDLVQLWHVFAFAALLGTANAVETPVRQAFVSELVGTPLLPNALSLNAAVFNSARIVGPAVAGLAIAAFDVGPVFLFTAVSSIAPLVNVVRMRTADLHRDALLPRDERASARVVDGLRYVWRRPDLLLPMAIMSVIGMSLFNFQLTLAALAKTVFHTGAASFGLFSTALAVGALGGALSGTGRRSRPSVWLVLGAAIACASFGTLVGLSTAYWLVVVLLVPTGFCMVFFAQAANQRIQMGVDAAFRGRVMALWVLVFLGTNPVGAPLIGWVAEHYGAGASIWMGGLISLAAAVIALTWQLRHSGARLRFRVLPMPRFYVTSADC